The proteins below are encoded in one region of Planctopirus limnophila DSM 3776:
- a CDS encoding M16 family metallopeptidase, producing MATFNRQKPMLQQAKLPNGLTILGEHRPSAQSVAFGFFVHTGARDENHACESGVSHFLEHMVFKGTDKLPAEMVNRLFDDLGCNYNASTGEEVTTFYAAVLPEYFETVFPLQAAILYPSLREDDFTTEKQVILEEIAEYADQPVYVAYDHVMQLHFREHPLGQPILGTPQSIQSLTAEQMKTYHREHYLAGNIALVVAGNFDWDQVLELASKECGHWPAGETAHPCRCAAPAAQTVVIAKPALQQQHIMSISPAPDSCHRLRYAAEMVSIIVGDDSNSRLYWELVDPGLTDIAEISYSDYQGCGTWLTYLCCDPEAAEDNWQAVRKVLDELNTKSFTVEEMEQARNLLATRLVSRGEQPMHRMLAIGQNWHSRMEYRSLDDELEALDQVTMADLQNVIREFPLRLTSTVSVGPNTATL from the coding sequence ATGGCTACGTTTAACCGGCAGAAGCCCATGCTCCAGCAAGCCAAACTTCCCAATGGTCTGACAATTCTGGGCGAGCATCGCCCCAGTGCCCAGAGTGTTGCCTTTGGCTTCTTTGTCCACACCGGTGCCCGCGACGAAAATCATGCCTGCGAAAGTGGTGTCAGCCACTTTCTCGAGCACATGGTCTTCAAAGGGACCGACAAGCTTCCCGCCGAGATGGTCAACCGACTCTTTGACGATCTTGGCTGCAACTACAATGCCTCCACCGGTGAAGAAGTCACCACCTTCTATGCTGCCGTCCTGCCAGAATACTTCGAAACGGTCTTCCCGTTACAGGCGGCCATTCTCTACCCGAGCCTGCGCGAAGACGACTTTACCACTGAGAAACAGGTGATTCTGGAAGAAATCGCCGAGTATGCCGATCAACCGGTTTACGTCGCCTATGACCATGTCATGCAGCTTCATTTCCGCGAGCATCCCCTGGGTCAACCGATCCTTGGCACTCCGCAGAGCATTCAGTCTTTGACGGCTGAGCAGATGAAGACCTACCATCGCGAGCATTACCTCGCAGGGAACATCGCGCTCGTTGTTGCCGGGAATTTCGACTGGGATCAGGTTCTGGAATTGGCTTCGAAAGAGTGCGGTCACTGGCCCGCTGGGGAAACCGCACATCCATGTCGCTGTGCTGCTCCAGCAGCACAAACAGTCGTTATCGCAAAACCGGCTCTCCAGCAGCAGCACATCATGTCGATCTCTCCGGCACCGGATTCGTGCCATCGACTTCGATATGCCGCCGAGATGGTCTCGATTATTGTCGGAGACGATTCGAACAGCCGCCTCTATTGGGAACTGGTTGACCCGGGCTTAACAGATATCGCCGAGATTTCTTACAGCGACTATCAAGGCTGTGGTACGTGGCTCACGTATCTCTGCTGTGACCCGGAAGCTGCCGAAGACAACTGGCAGGCCGTTCGCAAAGTGCTCGATGAACTTAACACCAAATCATTCACTGTGGAGGAGATGGAGCAGGCGCGCAATCTGCTGGCAACAAGGCTGGTTTCGCGCGGCGAGCAACCGATGCACCGCATGCTGGCCATTGGCCAGAACTGGCACTCCCGCATGGAATACCGTTCTCTCGACGATGAACTAGAGGCACTCGATCAGGTGACGATGGCTGATCTGCAGAATGTCATTCGCGAATTTCCACTCCGTTTGACATCCACAGTCTCTGTCGGTCCTAACACGGCTACACTTTAA
- a CDS encoding isochorismatase family protein, whose amino-acid sequence MVETIRKPPLSLEASLSTLIVCDLQTRLLPVIHQSERIVRRVEVLVQAAASWPIPIIATEQYPEKLGSTIESLQSSCTQVLPKFEFSGWSALNWKPAHDSAVERTQIVLCGIESHICILQTALDLLAQGYQVFVPYDATGSYRPEDVQWALQRMMQAGATIVSTESVLFEWCQSSKAPQFKTISQLIKSTRGD is encoded by the coding sequence ATGGTCGAGACAATTCGCAAGCCCCCTTTGTCACTCGAGGCGAGTTTATCGACGCTGATTGTCTGCGATCTGCAAACCAGATTGTTACCAGTCATTCATCAATCGGAACGAATCGTTCGTCGGGTCGAAGTTCTGGTACAGGCCGCTGCCAGCTGGCCCATCCCCATCATCGCCACGGAGCAGTACCCGGAAAAGCTGGGCTCAACCATCGAAAGCCTGCAAAGCTCATGCACTCAAGTGCTTCCCAAGTTCGAATTCAGTGGCTGGTCGGCCCTCAATTGGAAGCCTGCTCACGATTCGGCGGTGGAACGAACCCAAATCGTCTTGTGCGGGATTGAATCGCATATCTGCATTCTCCAGACAGCACTCGACCTGCTGGCCCAGGGCTATCAGGTCTTTGTCCCTTACGATGCCACCGGCAGCTATCGCCCCGAAGATGTCCAGTGGGCACTTCAGCGAATGATGCAGGCGGGTGCCACCATCGTTTCGACCGAATCTGTTCTGTTCGAATGGTGCCAGTCTTCGAAGGCACCACAGTTCAAGACGATCAGCCAGCTCATTAAATCGACACGAGGTGACTGA
- a CDS encoding GTPase family protein, with amino-acid sequence MAPFWNFWKKDPVASIGGTAAGATKSDRPPVDFPTPVLWLLGKTGSGKTSIIRYLTESTTAEIGNGFRPQTKCTNRYDFPSVEKPLLTFLDTRGLGEAGYDHEPDVASLATQAHLILLVVRAMDHAQAEMVALLQQIRKQSSQIPILLVLTHLHEAYPGQDHPAEMLAAEKSNITPQMPPWPSALARSIEQQLMTFGQFIHGHATIDFTQPEDGFTNPFLGAQELTRDICSLLPDAAMVQLSQLQQFQRAQAGLPANLTTRLQRTLWIYSSAAAVAGAIPAPWFDLPVVVGLQAALAWQISNEYRYQYSGSRIAQLVSAVSGQMIARQGLRELLKIIPYVGSVTSSALAFATTYGLGQTIIWAIERERSGQFPSTQEFREHLKNQASLAGEIWRKRSPPENSSSDRMPG; translated from the coding sequence ATGGCTCCCTTCTGGAATTTCTGGAAGAAAGATCCCGTCGCGAGCATCGGTGGCACAGCGGCTGGTGCGACGAAATCAGATCGACCACCCGTCGATTTTCCCACTCCAGTCCTCTGGCTGTTGGGAAAAACCGGCAGTGGGAAAACCTCGATTATCCGCTATCTTACGGAATCAACCACTGCCGAGATCGGGAATGGCTTCAGGCCGCAAACAAAGTGCACGAATCGATATGACTTTCCATCTGTCGAGAAGCCCCTGCTGACCTTTCTGGATACACGCGGATTGGGTGAAGCTGGTTACGACCACGAGCCCGATGTGGCTTCGCTGGCAACACAGGCCCATCTCATTCTGCTCGTTGTGCGGGCCATGGATCATGCACAAGCCGAAATGGTCGCCCTGCTACAGCAGATTCGTAAGCAATCGTCACAAATCCCCATCCTGCTCGTACTGACTCATCTGCATGAGGCTTATCCGGGACAGGATCATCCGGCAGAAATGCTGGCAGCCGAGAAGTCGAACATCACCCCACAGATGCCTCCCTGGCCATCAGCACTGGCGCGATCGATCGAGCAGCAACTGATGACCTTCGGCCAGTTCATCCATGGGCACGCGACCATTGATTTCACACAACCCGAAGACGGCTTTACGAACCCATTTCTGGGGGCTCAAGAACTGACCCGCGATATCTGCTCGCTTTTGCCCGATGCCGCCATGGTACAACTCTCGCAACTGCAGCAGTTTCAGCGTGCTCAGGCCGGATTGCCCGCCAATCTCACCACCCGGCTGCAGCGCACACTCTGGATTTACAGCAGTGCTGCAGCAGTGGCTGGTGCCATTCCCGCCCCGTGGTTTGATCTTCCTGTTGTGGTGGGATTACAAGCAGCACTGGCCTGGCAGATCTCGAATGAATATCGCTATCAATATTCGGGTTCGCGGATTGCACAACTGGTTTCGGCAGTCTCCGGCCAGATGATTGCCCGTCAGGGTCTGCGCGAGCTCCTCAAGATCATTCCTTATGTCGGCTCTGTCACGTCGTCGGCGCTGGCATTTGCCACAACTTACGGGCTCGGCCAGACCATCATCTGGGCCATTGAGCGCGAACGATCAGGCCAGTTTCCATCCACTCAGGAATTTCGTGAGCACCTCAAAAATCAGGCCAGCCTGGCAGGAGAAATCTGGAGGAAAAGATCTCCTCCTGAGAATTCATCGTCGGATAGGATGCCCGGCTAA
- the argC gene encoding N-acetyl-gamma-glutamyl-phosphate reductase: MTRVAILGGTGYTALELLKILARHSSAKVTAITSRTETSPIREIHPSLAGRFDLSLENLSPQQLKERADVVFCCLPHVASMEAVPGLLEVGLKVIDLSADYRLKDPEVYAKWYGHAHTDAGRLSSAVYGLPELYRDRIRGTNLIANPGCYTSTSILALAPLIQQGLVEPTGIIIDAKSGVSGAGRTPKQNILFAECNESFGAYSVGNHRHQPEIEQILSESSGRNVDVIFTPHLTPMDRGIEATIYAVPKAKATQQELLEVCRAFYQNSPFVRVVDRIPTTKDSAYTNFFDMTIRIVKDRVVILACLDNLIKGASGVAIQNFNLMYGYAETDGLL; encoded by the coding sequence ATGACACGCGTCGCCATACTTGGTGGAACAGGGTACACCGCTCTGGAACTGCTCAAGATTCTCGCCCGGCATTCGAGCGCGAAAGTAACGGCTATCACCAGCCGCACGGAAACCAGCCCCATTCGCGAGATTCACCCGTCATTAGCGGGGCGATTTGATCTGTCATTAGAGAATCTTTCACCACAACAACTCAAAGAGCGGGCCGATGTCGTCTTCTGCTGCCTGCCACATGTGGCCAGTATGGAGGCTGTTCCCGGCCTTCTCGAAGTCGGGTTAAAAGTGATTGACCTGAGTGCGGATTACCGCCTGAAAGATCCCGAAGTTTATGCCAAATGGTACGGGCATGCTCATACCGACGCGGGTCGATTGAGTTCGGCTGTGTATGGTTTGCCAGAGCTTTATCGCGATCGCATTCGAGGTACCAATCTCATTGCCAACCCGGGTTGTTACACCAGCACATCGATCCTGGCATTAGCCCCCTTGATTCAACAAGGGCTGGTGGAGCCGACGGGGATTATCATCGATGCCAAGAGCGGTGTTTCTGGTGCGGGGCGAACACCCAAACAGAACATTCTGTTTGCGGAGTGCAACGAAAGTTTCGGTGCGTACTCGGTGGGTAATCATCGCCATCAACCCGAGATTGAACAGATCCTCTCGGAGTCCAGCGGCCGCAACGTTGATGTGATCTTCACTCCTCACCTGACACCGATGGATCGAGGGATCGAAGCCACCATTTATGCAGTTCCAAAGGCCAAAGCGACACAACAGGAACTGCTGGAAGTCTGCCGGGCGTTTTATCAAAACAGCCCTTTTGTACGGGTGGTTGATCGAATTCCGACCACCAAAGATTCGGCCTATACCAACTTTTTTGATATGACGATTCGCATCGTCAAGGATCGCGTCGTGATCCTGGCTTGCCTCGATAATCTCATTAAAGGGGCCAGTGGAGTGGCGATTCAGAACTTCAACCTGATGTATGGCTATGCGGAGACCGACGGCCTGCTGTAA
- a CDS encoding DUF1592 domain-containing protein has product MMPHTSKFWFLKNLTVCVVLLGCPWMNSSVSGEEDPHQAAKVRGQALFAQKCASCHGAAGQGGTDSYKTPLIGDASIVELTRIIDATMPEGEPEQLDKAQSEDVARYIYDAFYSPDAQIRNSPSRIELSRLTVRQYQQAVTDLLGSFRGGYENTNEFGLKATYFDGRRFRKEDKKLERIDPVVQFDFGEGKPLPDVEMASDEFSIHWTGSLIAPETGEYEIIIKTANGVEFWLNDESKILIDGRVRSGNDVEWRERINLLGGRRYRLRLQMFKSKNAKEKTAAIALWWRPPHKTEELIPTRYLLPAWTPEVFIVNTPFPPDDRSAGYERGNSISKEWEQSTTDAAIETAAYVAKKLKDLAGYGRDANPEEKKRKVREFCIRFVERAHRRPLSDDEKTHMVDRWLDATEDLETAVQRIVLLTLKSPRFLYREIVGSPNDPWNVASRLSFTLCDTIPDQQLRDAAAKNELQKPDQLQRQAERLVRTDAGKAKLKTFLLNWVRVEHLHDIAKDSQQYPEFTPAIVSDLRTSLELFVDEVLQSNEASLKQLLLEDHIWMNGRLAKFYGADLPENADFQKVRIDNGQRAGVLTHPFLMAGFAYTSTTSPIHRGVFVTRSVLGRSLKMPPIAVSPEPADLHPNLSTRERVDLQTKAEMCRTCHNLINPLGFPLESFDAVGRFRAEEKGKPVDATGQYLTRTGVEEKFAGSRALAEFLATSAETRAAFTQQLFQNLVKQAWPAYSKDLLTQLDQKFAASNLNIRELAVAIAVATARVPETAETAAK; this is encoded by the coding sequence ATGATGCCCCACACCTCCAAGTTCTGGTTTTTGAAGAACCTCACCGTCTGTGTGGTGCTCCTCGGCTGTCCCTGGATGAATTCCTCTGTCTCTGGTGAGGAAGACCCGCATCAGGCAGCGAAAGTTCGTGGACAGGCTCTCTTTGCCCAGAAGTGTGCCAGTTGCCACGGTGCGGCTGGCCAAGGAGGAACCGATAGCTACAAGACGCCATTGATCGGTGATGCCTCAATTGTCGAGTTGACCCGCATCATCGATGCCACCATGCCCGAAGGTGAGCCCGAACAACTCGACAAAGCTCAATCCGAAGATGTGGCTCGATACATCTACGACGCCTTCTATTCTCCCGATGCCCAGATTCGAAATTCCCCCTCCCGCATCGAACTTTCCCGCCTTACGGTCAGGCAATACCAGCAGGCAGTGACCGATTTGCTCGGCAGTTTTCGTGGAGGCTACGAGAACACCAACGAGTTCGGCTTGAAAGCGACCTATTTTGATGGGCGTCGCTTCCGTAAAGAAGACAAAAAGCTCGAACGGATTGATCCAGTCGTGCAGTTTGATTTTGGTGAAGGGAAGCCACTGCCAGATGTCGAAATGGCCAGCGATGAATTCTCGATTCACTGGACGGGCTCACTCATTGCGCCGGAAACTGGCGAATACGAAATCATCATCAAGACTGCCAATGGTGTGGAATTCTGGCTCAATGATGAATCAAAAATTCTCATCGATGGCCGAGTTCGCTCAGGGAACGATGTCGAATGGCGCGAGCGAATCAACCTGCTCGGTGGCCGCAGGTATCGACTGCGCCTGCAGATGTTCAAATCGAAAAATGCCAAAGAAAAGACCGCTGCGATTGCCCTGTGGTGGCGACCACCCCACAAAACGGAAGAGCTGATCCCTACGCGTTATCTGCTCCCTGCCTGGACACCCGAAGTCTTTATTGTCAACACCCCCTTCCCGCCCGATGATCGCAGTGCCGGCTACGAGCGAGGCAACAGCATCTCGAAAGAATGGGAACAATCGACGACCGATGCCGCCATTGAAACGGCAGCTTACGTCGCAAAGAAACTCAAAGACCTGGCGGGTTACGGCCGCGATGCAAATCCGGAAGAGAAGAAGCGAAAAGTTCGCGAGTTCTGCATTCGCTTTGTCGAACGAGCCCACCGCAGGCCACTTTCGGACGACGAAAAGACCCACATGGTCGATCGCTGGCTCGATGCCACCGAAGACCTCGAAACAGCCGTGCAACGCATTGTGCTGCTGACACTCAAATCGCCGCGATTTCTGTATCGTGAGATCGTCGGTTCGCCCAATGACCCCTGGAATGTCGCCTCGCGACTCTCGTTCACGCTCTGCGACACCATTCCCGATCAGCAGTTGCGAGATGCGGCTGCTAAAAATGAACTGCAAAAGCCTGATCAGCTTCAGCGACAGGCGGAACGCCTGGTTCGAACAGATGCGGGCAAAGCCAAGCTGAAGACCTTTCTATTGAACTGGGTGCGTGTTGAGCATTTGCACGATATTGCTAAAGATTCCCAGCAATATCCCGAGTTTACACCAGCGATTGTCAGCGATTTGCGAACGTCACTCGAACTGTTTGTTGATGAAGTTCTGCAGAGTAATGAAGCGAGCCTCAAGCAGCTTCTTCTCGAAGATCACATCTGGATGAATGGTCGCCTCGCGAAATTTTATGGAGCCGACCTACCTGAGAATGCAGATTTCCAGAAAGTGCGTATCGATAATGGCCAGCGGGCCGGCGTGCTGACTCATCCCTTCCTGATGGCGGGCTTTGCTTATACTTCGACGACATCTCCGATTCACCGCGGCGTGTTTGTCACTCGCAGTGTGCTGGGCCGCTCACTCAAGATGCCGCCGATTGCTGTTTCTCCCGAGCCAGCCGATTTGCATCCCAATCTTTCAACGCGTGAACGTGTCGATTTACAGACTAAAGCCGAGATGTGCCGCACCTGCCACAACCTGATCAATCCACTGGGCTTTCCACTGGAATCGTTTGATGCTGTGGGCCGCTTCCGTGCTGAAGAAAAGGGTAAGCCTGTCGATGCGACTGGACAATACCTCACGCGAACTGGTGTGGAAGAGAAGTTTGCGGGGAGCCGGGCATTGGCCGAGTTCCTCGCGACCAGCGCGGAAACGCGAGCCGCTTTCACTCAGCAGCTCTTCCAGAATCTCGTGAAACAGGCGTGGCCGGCTTACAGTAAAGATCTCCTGACACAACTTGATCAGAAGTTTGCGGCTTCAAACCTGAATATCCGCGAGCTGGCCGTGGCCATTGCTGTCGCGACAGCCCGCGTTCCAGAGACTGCCGAAACGGCTGCGAAGTGA